The following are from one region of the Streptomyces tuirus genome:
- a CDS encoding NADH-quinone oxidoreductase subunit NuoF family protein codes for MNEALPDVPEVRVVGLPQLTSGFDLVDRLDLPMHLKVHGPLEPMGGEQLAQLAEGINLKGRGGAGFPFHKKLRSVADAAIKRGVRPVVVVNGSEDEPACRKDTVLINRAPHLILDGALLCAEALGARTLVVGVTRESTQRSMEAALAERGLSNGRRSALRARVQRNPVRMVTGAAASLIRSIDGGPAVPPGRKVSASQNGVGGAPTLLSNAETFAQLAIAARIGPERYGNTGLYDEPGTVMLTVSGAVARPMVIEVPTGVPLRYVLQLAGAPPVPQGVLTGGYHGKWIDAATVNEAVVSRNSLDAVGGALGAGAILPITQETCPLGESLRVAQWLAEESAGQCGPCYLGLPAAARGLEDILNGGGPAALEALKQVAKNVKRRGACSHPDGSAMFIESTIKAFTDDLAAHVLGNGCGRPVEGVLPLFEGGRAPTGIPGGGESEENGPSRQKIYVDWTLCRGHGLCADILPEVFQLGADGFPTVAQAQVPRYAEAKALRAVRRCPALALRVEEASERGAPSRNLPVLSQGRGRRALGR; via the coding sequence GTGAACGAGGCCCTGCCCGACGTACCCGAAGTCCGCGTGGTCGGCCTTCCCCAGCTCACGTCGGGCTTCGACCTTGTCGATCGGCTCGATCTGCCCATGCACCTCAAGGTGCACGGGCCGCTCGAGCCGATGGGCGGCGAGCAGCTCGCGCAACTCGCCGAAGGCATCAACCTGAAGGGCCGCGGCGGCGCGGGCTTCCCCTTCCACAAGAAGCTGCGCTCGGTCGCCGATGCGGCGATCAAGCGCGGCGTCCGGCCGGTCGTCGTCGTGAACGGCAGCGAGGACGAGCCGGCCTGCCGCAAGGACACGGTGCTGATCAACCGTGCCCCGCATCTGATCCTGGACGGCGCGCTGCTGTGCGCCGAGGCCCTGGGTGCCCGCACGCTCGTGGTGGGGGTCACCCGTGAGTCGACCCAGCGCTCCATGGAGGCCGCGCTCGCCGAACGCGGGCTCAGCAACGGCCGCCGGTCGGCGCTGCGCGCGCGTGTGCAGCGCAATCCGGTCCGCATGGTCACCGGCGCCGCGGCGTCGCTGATCCGCTCGATCGACGGCGGCCCCGCCGTCCCACCCGGCCGCAAGGTCAGCGCCTCGCAGAACGGCGTCGGCGGCGCCCCCACGCTGCTGTCCAACGCCGAGACCTTCGCCCAGCTCGCGATCGCCGCCCGCATCGGCCCGGAGCGCTACGGCAACACCGGCCTGTACGACGAGCCGGGCACCGTCATGCTCACGGTCTCCGGCGCGGTCGCCCGCCCCATGGTGATCGAGGTCCCGACGGGTGTGCCGCTGCGGTACGTCCTGCAGCTCGCCGGCGCGCCGCCGGTGCCGCAGGGCGTGCTCACCGGCGGTTACCACGGCAAGTGGATCGACGCGGCGACGGTGAACGAGGCGGTCGTCTCCCGCAACTCCCTGGACGCCGTGGGCGGCGCACTGGGCGCCGGCGCGATTCTGCCGATCACTCAGGAAACCTGCCCGCTGGGCGAGTCGCTGCGGGTGGCGCAGTGGCTGGCCGAGGAGAGCGCGGGCCAGTGCGGCCCCTGCTACCTCGGTCTGCCGGCCGCCGCACGCGGTCTGGAGGACATCCTCAACGGCGGCGGGCCGGCCGCCCTGGAGGCGCTCAAGCAGGTCGCCAAGAACGTGAAGCGGCGCGGCGCGTGCTCGCACCCGGACGGCTCCGCGATGTTCATCGAGTCGACCATCAAGGCCTTCACCGACGACCTGGCCGCCCATGTCCTCGGCAACGGCTGCGGACGGCCCGTGGAGGGCGTTCTGCCGCTCTTCGAGGGGGGCAGGGCCCCCACGGGTATCCCGGGCGGCGGCGAGTCCGAGGAGAACGGCCCCAGCCGTCAGAAGATCTACGTGGACTGGACGCTGTGCCGGGGCCACGGGCTCTGCGCGGACATCCTCCCCGAGGTGTTCCAGCTGGGCGCCGACGGCTTCCCGACCGTGGCACAGGCCCAGGTCCCGCGGTACGCCGAGGCCAAGGCTCTACGCGCGGTGCGCCGCTGCCCGGCACTGGCGCTGCGCGTCGAGGAGGCGAGCGAGCGGGGAGCGCCGTCCCGCAACCTCCCGGTCCTCTCCCAGGGCCGCGGCCGCCGCGCTCTCGGCCGCTGA
- a CDS encoding histidine phosphatase family protein has product MAVTSFGEASAGTGRGRRVILWRHGQTSWNVERRFQGTTDVELTETGLAQARRAARLLASLKPDAIVASDLRRAAATAAELAALTGLEVTHDEALRETYAGVWQGLTHEEIIARYGEEYAAWKRGEPVRRGGGELETEVADRAAPVVLRHAEKLPKDGTLVVVSHGGTIRTTIGRLLGLEPHHWESLGGLSNCCWSVLGEGARGWRLLEHNAGTLPEPVLGDDD; this is encoded by the coding sequence CTGGCGGTGACCTCCTTCGGTGAGGCGTCCGCCGGGACGGGCCGTGGCCGTCGCGTCATCCTGTGGCGGCACGGCCAGACCTCGTGGAACGTGGAGCGCCGTTTCCAGGGCACCACGGACGTCGAGCTGACCGAGACCGGTCTCGCCCAGGCCCGCCGCGCCGCCCGGCTGCTCGCCTCCCTCAAGCCGGACGCGATCGTCGCCTCCGATCTCCGGCGCGCCGCGGCCACGGCCGCCGAGCTGGCCGCGCTGACCGGTCTCGAGGTCACCCACGACGAGGCGCTGCGTGAGACCTACGCGGGCGTCTGGCAGGGCCTGACGCACGAGGAGATCATCGCCCGGTACGGCGAGGAGTACGCCGCGTGGAAGCGCGGCGAGCCCGTCCGCCGCGGCGGCGGCGAACTGGAGACCGAGGTCGCCGACCGCGCCGCCCCCGTGGTGCTCCGGCACGCCGAGAAGCTGCCCAAGGACGGCACACTCGTGGTGGTCAGCCACGGCGGCACGATCCGCACCACGATCGGCCGTCTGCTGGGTCTCGAGCCCCACCACTGGGAGAGCCTCGGCGGACTCTCCAACTGCTGCTGGTCCGTGCTCGGCGAAGGCGCCCGCGGCTGGCGTCTGCTGGAGCACAACGCCGGCACCCTGCCGGAACCGGTGCTCGGCGACGACGACTGA
- the rsfS gene encoding ribosome silencing factor: protein MTVTDRSHELINTAAQAAADKLAHDIVAYDVSDVLSITDAFLLASAPNDRQVKAIVDEIEERLSKELGAKPVRREGDREARWVLLDYVDIVVHVQHSEERVFYALERLWKDCPEVELPEEARATRGKAEEHAKLQAAEEAAELDGDWR from the coding sequence GTGACCGTGACCGACCGCTCTCACGAGCTGATCAACACCGCCGCCCAGGCGGCCGCCGACAAGCTGGCCCACGACATCGTCGCCTACGACGTCAGTGACGTGCTGTCCATCACGGACGCCTTCCTGCTGGCCTCGGCGCCCAACGACCGCCAGGTCAAGGCGATCGTCGACGAGATCGAGGAGCGCCTCTCGAAGGAACTCGGCGCCAAGCCGGTGCGTCGCGAGGGCGACCGCGAGGCCCGCTGGGTCCTGCTCGACTACGTCGACATCGTCGTCCACGTCCAGCACAGCGAGGAGCGCGTTTTCTACGCCCTGGAGCGCCTGTGGAAGGACTGCCCCGAGGTCGAGCTGCCCGAGGAGGCCAGGGCCACCCGCGGGAAGGCCGAGGAGCACGCCAAGCTGCAGGCGGCCGAGGAGGCGGCGGAGCTGGACGGTGACTGGCGGTGA